From a single Pelmatolapia mariae isolate MD_Pm_ZW linkage group LG20, Pm_UMD_F_2, whole genome shotgun sequence genomic region:
- the LOC134619045 gene encoding syntaphilin isoform X1, translating to MDPHQHHQHLFFLLPPGTVKSGRNRGFSAMHSFHLPKWYRFTCRRSVGTSGGSGRYSHSDTSSTHTYPGRVRPPEGSPTARTYPSTPRRQVKHTACSDNHGIRPPTPEQYLTPLQQKEVCIRHLRARLRENVERLQHRDCEIDELRAQLYRMQEDWIEEECHRVEAQLALKEARKEIQHLQEVVESVRSNLGVRQQDSHDHKPFSGLQGGRPGGKSRSCGCSPASTLSRSAAHSRLSSEALQLERGSSAPEPSGASQTAGQTHLLLEAALLSEQLPAQGHIRGPPAVPRSSTYERLCSGGAVLPISHSCHTLSSSCRCSGHTYLPHHHLFLHLPQEEAPVTAAAVPVTAAAVPVTAAAVPVTAAAVSATESNPIPVPAAEKKPEVRSQACSPTMTWLCEESSAEGPSVISLVSADITPSEPQRFQSSLPPLSPPQYIYNAEPSEPDKPAEVMKAPAGPQTCQPHPIAPLPVKQEATVVEIEEDNKDENGGAGEEGHSPQRCHWSRYFLVDLLALAVPVVPTMAWLCRGAPQEVMPVYHIGSLLRGCCAVALHSLRRQGAGRGRRPASMNGTTSI from the exons GCGCTCGGTGGGAACTAGTGGCGGCAGCGGGCGATATTCCCACAGCGACACATCCAGTACTCACACCTACCCTGGTCGAGTTAGGCCACCAGAGGGCAGTCCTACAGCCCGGACTTATCCCAGTACCCCCAG ACGTCAGGTGAAGCACACAGCTTGCAGCGACAACCATGGGATCAGGCCCCCGACCCCAGAGCAGTACCTTACACCCCTTCAACAGAAGGAGGTGTGTATACGACACCTGCGAGCCAGACTGAGGGAAAATGTGGAAAGGCTACAGCACAG GGACTGTGAAATAGATGAGTTAAGGGCACAGCTGTACAGGATGCAGGAAGACTGGATAGAAGAGGAATGCCACCGTGTCGAGGCCCAGTTAGCCCTAAAAGAGGCCCGCAAGGAGATCCAGCATCTCCAGGAGGTGGTTGAGTCAGTAAGGTCCAACCTGGGTGTACGGCAACAAGACTCCCATGACCACAAGCCATTCTCAGGGTTGCAGGGAGGTCGGCCAGGTGGGAAGTCTCGCTCCTGTGGATGTTCCCCAGCCAGCACTTTAAGCCGCAGCGCCGCCCACTCCAGACTGAGCAGCGAGGCTCTGCAGCTGGAGCGCGGCTCAAGTGCTCCCGAGCCGAGTGGAGCATCGCAAACAGCAGGACAAACTCACCTGCTCCTGGAGGCGGCCCTGCTGTCAGAGCAGCTGCCGGCACAGGGCCACATCCGAGGCCCCCCAGCTGTGCCACGCTCTTCCACCTATGAAAGGTTGTGCAGCGGTGGGGCTGTGTTGCCAATCTCACACTCCTGCCACACTCTCAGTAGCAGCTGCAGGTGCAGTGGACACACCTACCTCCCCCACCATCACTTGTTTCTGCACTTACctcaggaggaggccccggtTACAGCTGCTGCAGTCCCGGTTACAGCTGCTGCAGTCCCGGTTACAGCTGCTGCAGTCCCGGTTACGGCTGCTGCAGTCTCTGCTACTGAGTCTAACCCCATTCCTGTTCCTGCAGCAGAGAAGAAACCAGAGGTCCGCTCCCAGGCCTGCAGCCCCACCATGACCTGGCTGTGTGAAGAAAGCAGTGCAGAAGGCCCAAGTGTAATTTCTTTAGTCTCAGCAGACATAACCCCATCAGAACCACAACGATTTCAATCATCTTTACCTCCTCTCTCCCCTCCTCAGTATATTTACAATGCAGAGCCATCAGAACCGGACAAACCTGCGGAGGTGATGAAGGCACCAGCGGGGCCTCAGACCTGCCAGCCCCACCCTATAGCTCCACTACCAGTTAAGCAGGAAGCTACAGTAGTGGAGATAGAAGAAGACAATAAGGATGAAAATGGAGGAGCTGGTGAAGAAGGTCATTCCCCTCAGCGGTGCCACTGGAGCCGGTACTTCCTAGTAGATCTCTTGGCTTTGGCAGTGCCGGTGGTTCCAACCATGGCATGGCTGTGCCGAGGAGCACCACAGGAGGTCATGCCGGTGTACCACATCGGGTCCTTGCTGAGAGGTTGCTGTGCTGTGGCTCTCCATTCACTTCGACGTCAGGGTGCAGGCAGGGGCCGCAGACCCGCCAGCATGAACGGAACAACATCAATCTGA
- the LOC134619045 gene encoding syntaphilin isoform X3: MSLTPSRKPSSGQRRRSVGTSGGSGRYSHSDTSSTHTYPGRVRPPEGSPTARTYPSTPRRQVKHTACSDNHGIRPPTPEQYLTPLQQKEVCIRHLRARLRENVERLQHRDCEIDELRAQLYRMQEDWIEEECHRVEAQLALKEARKEIQHLQEVVESVRSNLGVRQQDSHDHKPFSGLQGGRPGGKSRSCGCSPASTLSRSAAHSRLSSEALQLERGSSAPEPSGASQTAGQTHLLLEAALLSEQLPAQGHIRGPPAVPRSSTYERLCSGGAVLPISHSCHTLSSSCRCSGHTYLPHHHLFLHLPQEEAPVTAAAVPVTAAAVPVTAAAVPVTAAAVSATESNPIPVPAAEKKPEVRSQACSPTMTWLCEESSAEGPSVISLVSADITPSEPQRFQSSLPPLSPPQYIYNAEPSEPDKPAEVMKAPAGPQTCQPHPIAPLPVKQEATVVEIEEDNKDENGGAGEEGHSPQRCHWSRYFLVDLLALAVPVVPTMAWLCRGAPQEVMPVYHIGSLLRGCCAVALHSLRRQGAGRGRRPASMNGTTSI, encoded by the exons ATGTCTCTAACTCCGAGTCGAAAGCCCTCCTCAGGTCAGCGCAG GCGCTCGGTGGGAACTAGTGGCGGCAGCGGGCGATATTCCCACAGCGACACATCCAGTACTCACACCTACCCTGGTCGAGTTAGGCCACCAGAGGGCAGTCCTACAGCCCGGACTTATCCCAGTACCCCCAG ACGTCAGGTGAAGCACACAGCTTGCAGCGACAACCATGGGATCAGGCCCCCGACCCCAGAGCAGTACCTTACACCCCTTCAACAGAAGGAGGTGTGTATACGACACCTGCGAGCCAGACTGAGGGAAAATGTGGAAAGGCTACAGCACAG GGACTGTGAAATAGATGAGTTAAGGGCACAGCTGTACAGGATGCAGGAAGACTGGATAGAAGAGGAATGCCACCGTGTCGAGGCCCAGTTAGCCCTAAAAGAGGCCCGCAAGGAGATCCAGCATCTCCAGGAGGTGGTTGAGTCAGTAAGGTCCAACCTGGGTGTACGGCAACAAGACTCCCATGACCACAAGCCATTCTCAGGGTTGCAGGGAGGTCGGCCAGGTGGGAAGTCTCGCTCCTGTGGATGTTCCCCAGCCAGCACTTTAAGCCGCAGCGCCGCCCACTCCAGACTGAGCAGCGAGGCTCTGCAGCTGGAGCGCGGCTCAAGTGCTCCCGAGCCGAGTGGAGCATCGCAAACAGCAGGACAAACTCACCTGCTCCTGGAGGCGGCCCTGCTGTCAGAGCAGCTGCCGGCACAGGGCCACATCCGAGGCCCCCCAGCTGTGCCACGCTCTTCCACCTATGAAAGGTTGTGCAGCGGTGGGGCTGTGTTGCCAATCTCACACTCCTGCCACACTCTCAGTAGCAGCTGCAGGTGCAGTGGACACACCTACCTCCCCCACCATCACTTGTTTCTGCACTTACctcaggaggaggccccggtTACAGCTGCTGCAGTCCCGGTTACAGCTGCTGCAGTCCCGGTTACAGCTGCTGCAGTCCCGGTTACGGCTGCTGCAGTCTCTGCTACTGAGTCTAACCCCATTCCTGTTCCTGCAGCAGAGAAGAAACCAGAGGTCCGCTCCCAGGCCTGCAGCCCCACCATGACCTGGCTGTGTGAAGAAAGCAGTGCAGAAGGCCCAAGTGTAATTTCTTTAGTCTCAGCAGACATAACCCCATCAGAACCACAACGATTTCAATCATCTTTACCTCCTCTCTCCCCTCCTCAGTATATTTACAATGCAGAGCCATCAGAACCGGACAAACCTGCGGAGGTGATGAAGGCACCAGCGGGGCCTCAGACCTGCCAGCCCCACCCTATAGCTCCACTACCAGTTAAGCAGGAAGCTACAGTAGTGGAGATAGAAGAAGACAATAAGGATGAAAATGGAGGAGCTGGTGAAGAAGGTCATTCCCCTCAGCGGTGCCACTGGAGCCGGTACTTCCTAGTAGATCTCTTGGCTTTGGCAGTGCCGGTGGTTCCAACCATGGCATGGCTGTGCCGAGGAGCACCACAGGAGGTCATGCCGGTGTACCACATCGGGTCCTTGCTGAGAGGTTGCTGTGCTGTGGCTCTCCATTCACTTCGACGTCAGGGTGCAGGCAGGGGCCGCAGACCCGCCAGCATGAACGGAACAACATCAATCTGA
- the fam110a gene encoding protein FAM110B → MPVETLQHSVRQPTKTAVAPTPPRLRPKGPVGLDFYQKYQKAASRPKQSAVERLEADKAKYVKSQVALTKQQPVRPPEVRKPLLSPSSALWPTRKTADPAKTKQEGLQLDMEHLSNLISGVNEAPQSGATAKPNDSKPPYCAAAVHNFPRPTPAGAQQKKEKPCPPPRPDRLVVAKVRLKASDPANVEGTSSPGPPAAATVRRVDVMPQASPVRTAGRRPQFIRQPLQPISLQSQFRPGPTASNLHLFLPRTTPGPSPLKPVIAQSKPDTSSTSPAKTPVPAAPTPSYPVIPPPSPAITRLSSTSSRKRPSLTRSKSDMSDRYSRAGTELERFFNLCGLDPADVQELTGSSSDIVSMARFRSASAPGSECAASGREDEDEEDEEEAGKAANRVPYGVSVIERNARVIKWLYGIKQAKDNSTKSTNL, encoded by the coding sequence ATGCCCGTGGAAACGCTTCAACACTCCGTGAGGCAACCAACAAAGACTGCTGTCGCTCCTACACCCCCACGCTTGCGACCCAAGGGGCCAGTGGGGCTAGATTTCTACCAGAAGTACCAAAAAGCAGCGAGCAGACCAAAGCAGAGTGCTGTGGAAAGGCTGGAGGCAGACAAGGCTAAATATGTCAAGAGTCAGGTAGCTCTTACCAAGCAGCAGCCAGTCAGGCCTCCTGAAGTGCGTAAGCCTCTACTCAGCCCCAGCTCTGCCCTGTGGCCCACCAGAAAGACCGCAGACCCAGCAAAGACAAAGCAGGAAGGATTACAGCTGGACATGGAGCACCTGAGTAACCTCATCAGTGGAGTGAATGAAGCGCCACAGTCCGGTGCAACTGCAAAGCCAAACGACAGTAAACCTCCTTACTGTGCTGCAGCTGTACACAATTTTCCCCGTCCCACTCCTGCAGGGGCACAGCAGAAAAAGGAGAAGCCGTGTCCGCCTCCACGTCCTGATAGGTTAGTTGTAGCTAAAGTGAGATTAAAAGCATCTGACCCTGCCAACGTAGAGGGCACGAGCTCTCCTGGGCCTCCAGCTGCAGCGACGGTACGGAGAGTGGATGTCATGCCTCAGGCCAGCCCTGTGAGGACAGCAGGCAGACGACCTCAGTTCATTCGACAACCCCTTCAGCCAATATCTCTGCAGTCTCAGTTTCGACCCGGCCCAACTGCTTCAAACCTGCATCTCTTTCTCCCTAGAACAACACCAGGTCCTTCTCCTCTGAAACCTGTTATTGCTCAGTCAAAACCTGATACCTCTTCCACTTCTCCAGCCAAGACCCCGGTTCCTGCCGCACCTACGCCAAGCTACCCTGTTATACCTCCTCCTTCCCCAGCAATTACCCGTTTGTCTTCCACCAGCTCCAGGAAACGCCCTTCTCTAACCCGGTCTAAGTCGGACATGAGCGACAGGTACTCCCGAGCTGGGACAGAGCTGGAGCGCTTCTTCAACCTGTGCGGCTTGGACCCCGCAGATGTGCAGGAGCTGACTGGATCTAGCTCTGACATTGTTTCCATGGCTCGTTTTCGCAGCGCGAGCGCTCCAGGGTCCGAGTGCGCAGCCTCTGGCAGAGAagacgaggatgaagaggatgaggaggaggctggCAAAGCTGCAAATCGTGTTCCCTACGGTGTTTCTGTCATTGAGAGAAATGCACGAGTGATCAAGTGGCTCTATGGAATCAAGCAGGCAAAGGACAACTCGACAAAGAGCACCAATTTATAG
- the LOC134619045 gene encoding syntaphilin isoform X2 produces MDPHQHHQHLFFLLPPGTVKSGRNRGFSAMHSFHLPKWRSVGTSGGSGRYSHSDTSSTHTYPGRVRPPEGSPTARTYPSTPRRQVKHTACSDNHGIRPPTPEQYLTPLQQKEVCIRHLRARLRENVERLQHRDCEIDELRAQLYRMQEDWIEEECHRVEAQLALKEARKEIQHLQEVVESVRSNLGVRQQDSHDHKPFSGLQGGRPGGKSRSCGCSPASTLSRSAAHSRLSSEALQLERGSSAPEPSGASQTAGQTHLLLEAALLSEQLPAQGHIRGPPAVPRSSTYERLCSGGAVLPISHSCHTLSSSCRCSGHTYLPHHHLFLHLPQEEAPVTAAAVPVTAAAVPVTAAAVPVTAAAVSATESNPIPVPAAEKKPEVRSQACSPTMTWLCEESSAEGPSVISLVSADITPSEPQRFQSSLPPLSPPQYIYNAEPSEPDKPAEVMKAPAGPQTCQPHPIAPLPVKQEATVVEIEEDNKDENGGAGEEGHSPQRCHWSRYFLVDLLALAVPVVPTMAWLCRGAPQEVMPVYHIGSLLRGCCAVALHSLRRQGAGRGRRPASMNGTTSI; encoded by the exons GCGCTCGGTGGGAACTAGTGGCGGCAGCGGGCGATATTCCCACAGCGACACATCCAGTACTCACACCTACCCTGGTCGAGTTAGGCCACCAGAGGGCAGTCCTACAGCCCGGACTTATCCCAGTACCCCCAG ACGTCAGGTGAAGCACACAGCTTGCAGCGACAACCATGGGATCAGGCCCCCGACCCCAGAGCAGTACCTTACACCCCTTCAACAGAAGGAGGTGTGTATACGACACCTGCGAGCCAGACTGAGGGAAAATGTGGAAAGGCTACAGCACAG GGACTGTGAAATAGATGAGTTAAGGGCACAGCTGTACAGGATGCAGGAAGACTGGATAGAAGAGGAATGCCACCGTGTCGAGGCCCAGTTAGCCCTAAAAGAGGCCCGCAAGGAGATCCAGCATCTCCAGGAGGTGGTTGAGTCAGTAAGGTCCAACCTGGGTGTACGGCAACAAGACTCCCATGACCACAAGCCATTCTCAGGGTTGCAGGGAGGTCGGCCAGGTGGGAAGTCTCGCTCCTGTGGATGTTCCCCAGCCAGCACTTTAAGCCGCAGCGCCGCCCACTCCAGACTGAGCAGCGAGGCTCTGCAGCTGGAGCGCGGCTCAAGTGCTCCCGAGCCGAGTGGAGCATCGCAAACAGCAGGACAAACTCACCTGCTCCTGGAGGCGGCCCTGCTGTCAGAGCAGCTGCCGGCACAGGGCCACATCCGAGGCCCCCCAGCTGTGCCACGCTCTTCCACCTATGAAAGGTTGTGCAGCGGTGGGGCTGTGTTGCCAATCTCACACTCCTGCCACACTCTCAGTAGCAGCTGCAGGTGCAGTGGACACACCTACCTCCCCCACCATCACTTGTTTCTGCACTTACctcaggaggaggccccggtTACAGCTGCTGCAGTCCCGGTTACAGCTGCTGCAGTCCCGGTTACAGCTGCTGCAGTCCCGGTTACGGCTGCTGCAGTCTCTGCTACTGAGTCTAACCCCATTCCTGTTCCTGCAGCAGAGAAGAAACCAGAGGTCCGCTCCCAGGCCTGCAGCCCCACCATGACCTGGCTGTGTGAAGAAAGCAGTGCAGAAGGCCCAAGTGTAATTTCTTTAGTCTCAGCAGACATAACCCCATCAGAACCACAACGATTTCAATCATCTTTACCTCCTCTCTCCCCTCCTCAGTATATTTACAATGCAGAGCCATCAGAACCGGACAAACCTGCGGAGGTGATGAAGGCACCAGCGGGGCCTCAGACCTGCCAGCCCCACCCTATAGCTCCACTACCAGTTAAGCAGGAAGCTACAGTAGTGGAGATAGAAGAAGACAATAAGGATGAAAATGGAGGAGCTGGTGAAGAAGGTCATTCCCCTCAGCGGTGCCACTGGAGCCGGTACTTCCTAGTAGATCTCTTGGCTTTGGCAGTGCCGGTGGTTCCAACCATGGCATGGCTGTGCCGAGGAGCACCACAGGAGGTCATGCCGGTGTACCACATCGGGTCCTTGCTGAGAGGTTGCTGTGCTGTGGCTCTCCATTCACTTCGACGTCAGGGTGCAGGCAGGGGCCGCAGACCCGCCAGCATGAACGGAACAACATCAATCTGA
- the fkbp1aa gene encoding FKBP prolyl isomerase 1Aa, whose amino-acid sequence MGVEIQTITPGDGRTFPKKGQRVVVHYVGTLADGKEFDSSRSRGKPFKFKIGHQEVIRGWEEGVAQMSVGQRAKLICSPDYAYGSKGHPGIIPPNATLTFDVELIGLEA is encoded by the exons ATGGGAGTAGAAATTCAGACTATAACTCCGGGTGACG ggCGGACTTTTCCGAAGAAGGGGCAGCGCGTCGTGGTGCACTATGTCG GCACACTGGCAGACGGGAAAGAGTTTGACTCTTCGAGGTCCCGGGGCAAGCCGTTCAAATTTAAGATCGGACACCAGGAGGTGATTCGGGGATGGGAAGAAGGAGTAGCCCAG ATGAGTGTGGGTCAGCGGGCAAAGCTTATTTGCTCACCAGACTACGCCTATGGCAGCAAAGGTCACCCAGGGATCATCCCACCAAATGCCACTCTCACCTTTGATGTGGAGCTGATTGGTCTGGAGGCCTGA
- the mfsd2al2 gene encoding sodium-dependent lysophosphatidylcholine symporter 1-B-like — MKDSGGIPLACKLCYAVGGVPHLITSVAIGISLQIFLLDVVKMEAFYVSMILFVSRAWDAVTDPLVGYLVSRSNWTPIGKLTPWMVISTPFGILSYLLLWFVPRGSMSETVCVLWFLTAACLFESLMTCYNVPYLSLNMFLGGDQRDRDSATAYRMSVEMVAMLLASVIQGQVVAVYNTEKQEACRETPQSTSSPQTASFQQTQRAFLTSAMVMGALFFLCSLILFLGVKEKQASRCSEDKVRPSYLSSLKMLTCHVPYQRLVLGFVFSAFAFQMSLGNFALFCSHAAGLGAQFQHLLLVLLVSASVAVPVWQIILLRIGKKSTVFIGLSLFIPAVIIVACVPSNLLVFMSMCVLMGFSVATIFLLPWSMLPDVVDDFAVRHPSCKDLEPLFFSCYAFCSKLTGGLSAGLSTMTLQFVGYEAGSCNHGDRVATALIVLFSPVPVTLLLIGMVFFHFYPINERQSLQLREQIHSEVTSSSSERRENTELPTILQQAHAGVTSTSHYDSNTLKFENLPHCYSQDKINSVKSVCSNVSNRSFGNGSRHKADRLIVSPRCHEQSPHQCSGWAKLGINVPENHCESASNRSHVRAKVSWV; from the exons ATGAAG GACTCAGGTGGTATTCCTCTGGCCTGCAAGCTGTGTTATGCTGTGGGTGGGGTCCCACATCTGATCACCTCAGTAGCTATTGGTATTTCCTTGCAAATTTTCCTTCTGGATGTTGTAAAG ATGGAGGCCTTCTATGTTTCCATGATTTTATTTGTGAGTCGGGCCTGGGATGCTGTGACTGACCCTCTGGTTGGATATCTTGTGAGCCGCAGTAACTGGACGCCCATTGGCAAACTCACTCCATG GATGGTTATTTCCACTCCATTTGGCATCTTGTCCTATCTGCTTCTGTGGTTTGTGCCACGAGGCTCGATGTCTGAGACTGTCTGCGTGTTGTGGTTCCTCACAGCGGCTTGCCTATTCGAGTCCCTCATGACT TGCTACAACGTCCCCTACCTATCACTGAATATGTTTCTGGGAGGAGATCAGAGAGACAGGGACTCTGCCACAGCCTACA GAATGAGTGTGGAGATGGTGGCAATGCTGCTGGCATCAGTAATTCAGGGGCAAGTTGTGGCTGTGTACAACACAGAGAAGCAGGAGGCCTGCCGGGAAACACCTCAAAGCACGTCTTCACCACAGACTGCTTCCTTTCAACAGACA CAAAGGGCTTTCCTGACCTCAGCTATGGTCATGGGTGCCTTGTTTTTCCTCTGCAGCCTGATTTTGTTCCTCGGGGTGAAGGAGAAGCAGG CCTCTCGCTGCTCTGAAGATAAAGTACGACCTTCCTATTTGAGCTCGCTGAAGATGCTCACATGCCACGTTCCTTACCAAAGGCTCGTGCTGGGCTTTGTGTTTAGTGCATTTGCCTTTCAG ATGTCCTTGGgtaactttgcactgttttgcagTCATGCTGCTGGGCTGGGAGCCCAGTTCCAGCACCTCCTGCTGGTTTTACTG GTTTCTGCCTCTGTAGCAGTTCCTGTGTGGCAAATAATTCTTCTGAGAATTGGGAAAAAGTCCACCGTTTTCATCGGATTGTCG CTCTTCATCCCAGCAGTGATTATAGTTGCCTGTGTTCCCAGTAACCTGCTGGTCTTCATGAGTATGTGCGTTCTGATGGGATTCAGTGTGGCAACCATATTCCTGCTACCCTG gtCAATGCTTCCAGACGTGGTGGATGACTTTGCTGTGAGACACCCGTCCTGTAAGGACCTAGAGCCcctgtttttttcctgctaTGCCTTCTGCAGTAAACTGACAGGAGGGCTGTCTGCTGGACTCTCAACCATGACATTACA GTTTGTGGGCTATGAAGCAGGTTCTTGTAACCATGGTGACAGAGTGGCGACTGCTCTGATCGTACTGTTCTCGCCAGTTCCCGTCACACTTCTGCTGATAGGGATGGTGTTTTTTCACTTCTACCCAATTAACGAGAGGCAAAGCTTGCAGCTCCGGGAACAAATCCA TTCAGAAGttacatcatcatcttcagagCGAAGAGAAAACACAGAGCTGCCAACAATCCTGCAGCAGGCCCACGCTGGAGTCACATCAACATCACATTATGACTCAAACACATTAAAATTTGAGAACTTACCACACTGTTACAGTCAGGATAAAATAAATTCAGTCAAGTCTGTTTGTTCAAATGTTTCCAACAGATCTTTTGGAAATGGCAGCAGGCATAAAGCAGATCGGTTAATTGTAAGTCCTCGATGTCATGAACAAAGCCCTCACCAGTGCTCAGGATGGGCCAAACTGGGCATAAATGTTCCTGAGAATCATTGCGAGTCTGCCTCTAACAGGTCGCATGTGAGAGCCAAGGTGTCATGGGTTTGA